A genomic window from Chitinophaga pollutisoli includes:
- a CDS encoding amidohydrolase family protein: protein MRISPALVFLATAIFLTACRQSPAAQALLLQDVTLIDGQGQTPREHVDILIRGDSIAQIGQNLDSNGAQVMRLSGKTVMPALISAYVHVGTLQGTENDGRFYTPENVTRHLNKYQDYGVLQVLVMGTDRPILFESGLADSSMKGLAPGARLHSAGYGFGVTGGAPPAAYGMDLVMRPATKEEADRDVDKLAGLSVKTIKMWVDNAGPGKPKMDTAVYHALIAAAHRNGMKAAAHLYFIADARQLVADGIDIIAHSIRDQEIDDSLVAAIKRKNIIYIPTLALDKFAYAYGDTPPWLGDPFFKASLEPGAYEFITSQTYRNNIRNNGNYPEKSRALANALKNVYKLHKAGVLIALGTDSGASPARAQGFSEHLELELLVEAGFTPLEAITAGTLNAAKALRVAEDFGTVEPEKKADLLVLNNNPATDIRGTQSIYRVFKAGKAVSNGPLAQ, encoded by the coding sequence ATGCGCATATCCCCCGCTTTAGTCTTCCTGGCCACCGCTATCTTCCTCACCGCCTGCCGGCAATCCCCCGCCGCCCAGGCGCTCCTCTTGCAGGACGTCACCCTCATCGACGGGCAAGGGCAAACGCCCCGCGAACATGTCGACATCCTCATCCGGGGCGACAGCATCGCACAGATCGGCCAAAACCTCGACAGCAACGGGGCGCAGGTGATGCGGCTGTCCGGGAAAACCGTTATGCCCGCGCTCATCAGCGCGTACGTGCACGTGGGAACGCTGCAGGGAACGGAGAACGACGGCCGATTCTACACACCGGAAAATGTAACCCGGCATCTCAATAAATATCAGGATTACGGTGTTTTGCAGGTGCTCGTCATGGGTACCGACCGCCCCATTCTTTTTGAAAGCGGGCTCGCCGATTCTTCCATGAAGGGCCTGGCGCCGGGGGCAAGACTGCATTCCGCCGGATATGGTTTCGGCGTCACCGGCGGCGCGCCACCCGCGGCTTACGGGATGGACCTCGTCATGCGACCGGCTACGAAGGAGGAAGCGGATCGCGATGTGGACAAGCTCGCCGGCCTTTCCGTCAAAACCATTAAAATGTGGGTCGACAATGCCGGCCCCGGGAAGCCAAAAATGGATACCGCGGTATACCATGCCCTGATTGCCGCCGCCCATCGCAACGGTATGAAAGCCGCCGCCCATCTGTACTTCATCGCAGACGCCAGGCAACTGGTGGCGGATGGGATCGACATCATCGCCCACAGCATCCGCGACCAGGAGATCGACGATTCCCTGGTGGCCGCTATCAAAAGGAAAAATATCATCTATATCCCCACGCTGGCGCTCGATAAATTCGCCTACGCCTACGGCGACACGCCGCCCTGGCTCGGCGATCCCTTCTTCAAAGCTTCGCTGGAACCTGGCGCTTACGAATTCATCACTTCTCAGACCTACAGGAATAATATCCGCAACAACGGCAATTACCCGGAAAAGTCCCGCGCTTTGGCGAATGCATTGAAAAACGTCTACAAACTGCACAAAGCCGGCGTGCTCATCGCATTGGGGACCGATTCCGGCGCCAGTCCGGCCCGGGCGCAGGGTTTTTCCGAACATCTGGAACTCGAACTTCTCGTGGAAGCGGGTTTCACCCCGCTCGAAGCCATCACCGCCGGTACCCTGAATGCCGCCAAAGCGTTGCGCGTGGCGGAGGATTTTGGAACGGTGGAACCGGAGAAGAAAGCGGATTTGCTTGTGCTGAATAATAATCCCGCGACGGATATTCGCGGTACGCAAAGCATTTACCGCGTTTTCAAAGCAGGGAAAGCTGTGAGCAACGGGCCTTTGGCACAATAA
- a CDS encoding RagB/SusD family nutrient uptake outer membrane protein: MAVTQQLVDEFEMANGLPINDPTSGYQETGFSTAATRFSPAGTYMMYVNREPRFYVNVSYNGSPWINTSEGTKLIETFFTGNTGKKGSWDFPRTGYIARKNLHPNSNPRISQYVARPFVMFRYAEVLLNYIEALNEYAPGHADIALYLNEIRDRAGLPNVAAGLGQLEMRAKIRHERRVELCLENLRYFDTRRWKIAEQTDGGAFYGMNVDAGTKLTDLVFYQRTVFERRIFRKSYYLQPIPQSEIDRDPNLVQNPGW; the protein is encoded by the coding sequence GTGGCGGTGACGCAGCAGCTGGTAGACGAATTCGAGATGGCCAACGGGTTACCGATCAACGATCCGACTTCCGGATATCAGGAAACGGGATTTTCTACCGCCGCCACCCGGTTCTCCCCTGCTGGTACTTATATGATGTACGTGAACCGCGAGCCCCGTTTCTACGTCAACGTGAGTTACAACGGCAGTCCGTGGATCAATACATCGGAGGGCACCAAGCTCATCGAAACATTCTTTACCGGAAACACGGGAAAGAAAGGCTCCTGGGATTTTCCGCGGACGGGATACATCGCGCGTAAAAACCTTCATCCCAACAGCAATCCCAGGATTTCGCAATACGTGGCGCGGCCGTTCGTGATGTTCCGTTATGCAGAAGTATTGCTGAATTATATCGAAGCGCTGAACGAATATGCGCCGGGTCATGCCGATATTGCCCTGTACCTCAACGAAATCCGCGACCGGGCAGGGTTGCCCAATGTGGCGGCAGGTTTGGGACAGTTGGAAATGCGCGCCAAAATCCGGCATGAGCGCCGCGTAGAGCTCTGCCTGGAAAACCTCCGCTACTTCGATACCCGCCGGTGGAAGATCGCAGAGCAGACCGATGGCGGCGCATTTTACGGTATGAATGTAGACGCAGGCACCAAACTGACCGACCTCGTATTCTACCAAAGGACCGTTTTCGAGCGCAGGATATTCAGGAAGAGTTACTACCTCCAGCCCATCCCGCAATCCGAAATCGACCGCGATCCCAACCTTGTTCAAAACCCCGGATGGTAA
- a CDS encoding RagB/SusD family nutrient uptake outer membrane protein gives MKKLKYPLFLIAAVMLAPACNKDFLNQVPDDRITIEQVFKRRKYSEEYLANIYNTLPNDAYRNTSPWEGMSDDADITYDRPGAGYDTYPANLGNWSAASNYFNYWSKYYQGIRSATFFMQNIGGNDEILALPNGGDLIAQYAAEARALRAYYYWCLVRQYGPVILLGDTPIAGDLEPGAAEMQLPRNSYDECVDYIVSQLDLAAQHLPPHFTDQSETEYGRVTQAFCKAVKSQVTLYAASAQFNGNNDYSGFNNKDGKQLISTQYDPNKWKRAADAAKEVIDGFDFSLYRKNGPDGSFDPYLSTRDVFLDPWNSEVIFARTTMGFQAGSVRFRRASAADMQPWR, from the coding sequence ATGAAAAAATTGAAATATCCACTTTTCCTGATTGCCGCCGTGATGCTCGCGCCCGCCTGCAATAAGGATTTCCTCAACCAGGTGCCCGACGACCGCATTACCATTGAGCAAGTCTTCAAACGGCGGAAATATTCTGAAGAATATCTCGCCAATATCTATAACACGCTTCCCAACGATGCGTATCGCAATACTTCTCCCTGGGAGGGCATGTCCGACGACGCAGACATTACCTATGACCGGCCGGGCGCCGGGTACGACACCTACCCTGCCAACCTTGGCAACTGGAGCGCCGCGTCCAATTACTTCAATTACTGGTCGAAATATTACCAGGGCATCCGTTCCGCCACATTCTTCATGCAAAATATCGGCGGTAACGATGAGATCCTGGCGCTGCCCAACGGCGGCGATCTGATCGCGCAGTATGCCGCTGAAGCGCGGGCGCTGAGGGCTTACTATTACTGGTGCCTCGTACGCCAGTACGGTCCGGTCATCCTGCTGGGAGACACCCCGATCGCGGGGGACCTCGAGCCCGGAGCAGCCGAAATGCAACTGCCGCGCAACAGCTACGACGAATGTGTGGACTACATCGTTTCGCAGCTCGATCTTGCCGCTCAGCACCTCCCTCCCCATTTCACCGATCAATCTGAAACCGAATACGGCCGTGTTACGCAGGCATTCTGCAAAGCCGTCAAAAGCCAGGTGACGCTGTATGCCGCCAGCGCACAGTTCAATGGCAACAACGACTATTCAGGATTCAATAACAAAGACGGCAAGCAGCTCATTAGCACCCAATATGACCCCAACAAGTGGAAACGCGCGGCCGATGCGGCCAAAGAGGTGATCGACGGATTCGATTTTTCGTTGTACCGGAAAAACGGACCCGACGGCTCCTTTGACCCCTACCTCTCCACCCGCGACGTTTTCCTCGATCCCTGGAACAGTGAAGTCATCTTCGCCAGAACAACCATGGGCTTTCAGGCTGGGAGCGTTCGGTTTCGCCGCGCCTCAGCAGCGGATATGCAGCCGTGGCGGTGA
- a CDS encoding GAF domain-containing protein → MSQYSKYDSEFCGNIPIHIINTVQTYAVLVVLDHQLVIRQVSENVDVIFGKNARELIDISLQELTSEAFAEQIAGLRENNGGQRFTTNWDGHYVIAHFQPELILLEIETGIAAREGATFMEHFRDMRETIHRIDTANDVQSVCTVAADELKKVSGFDKVMIYAFDKDWNGHVMAEAREEEMEAYLRFTFPASDIPKPARDIYKNNPYRFIPDRDFEPVKLYPVINPVTHAFLDMSDCNVRAVAAVHVEYLKNMKVGASMSVRLMINGELWGLIACHHRTARVIDHQLCTKLELLSTIISARINTLQLQGYFDYNSRLNNCYTQVIANIYKNDKLSDGLAAGDGAPILMNMLQATGMAVIMNREVRFWGTVPSKSEIEDLTLWLHLKDGRRVFHTDSLAAAYEISASLAEIASGLLAIPIQAQQDEYILLFRNEHIQTTRWGGNPEERIFFDKDPQIYHPRHSFKLWQEHVKGYSSPWRPEEIQAAENLRSFIFAFLSPTQDNRDI, encoded by the coding sequence ATGAGCCAATATTCCAAATATGATTCGGAGTTCTGCGGGAACATTCCTATCCATATCATCAATACCGTTCAGACGTACGCCGTACTCGTGGTGCTGGACCACCAGCTCGTGATCCGGCAGGTCAGCGAGAACGTGGACGTCATCTTCGGAAAAAACGCGCGGGAGTTAATAGATATCTCCCTCCAGGAACTGACTAGCGAAGCGTTCGCGGAACAGATCGCCGGCTTGCGCGAGAATAATGGCGGACAGCGATTCACGACGAATTGGGACGGGCATTACGTGATCGCGCACTTCCAACCAGAACTGATCCTCCTGGAAATAGAAACCGGCATCGCCGCCCGCGAAGGCGCCACCTTCATGGAGCACTTCCGCGATATGCGGGAAACCATCCACCGGATCGATACCGCTAACGATGTACAAAGCGTTTGCACCGTGGCGGCGGACGAACTGAAAAAAGTCAGCGGTTTCGACAAGGTCATGATTTACGCCTTCGACAAAGACTGGAACGGGCATGTGATGGCAGAAGCCAGGGAGGAAGAAATGGAAGCTTATCTCAGATTCACCTTTCCCGCTTCCGACATTCCCAAGCCCGCCAGGGATATCTATAAAAATAATCCATACCGCTTCATCCCCGACCGCGACTTCGAGCCGGTGAAGCTGTACCCGGTCATCAACCCCGTGACGCATGCCTTCCTGGATATGTCGGATTGCAACGTGCGGGCCGTTGCGGCGGTGCATGTGGAATACCTGAAGAATATGAAGGTCGGCGCTTCGATGTCGGTCAGGCTGATGATCAACGGCGAGCTCTGGGGCCTGATCGCCTGCCACCATCGAACCGCCCGCGTGATCGACCACCAGCTGTGTACCAAATTGGAATTATTATCCACAATTATTTCGGCGCGGATCAACACCTTGCAGCTGCAAGGCTATTTCGACTACAATTCCCGGCTGAACAACTGTTATACGCAGGTGATCGCCAATATTTATAAAAACGATAAGCTGTCGGACGGTTTGGCCGCCGGCGATGGCGCGCCCATCCTCATGAACATGCTGCAAGCCACGGGCATGGCCGTGATCATGAACCGGGAAGTGCGTTTTTGGGGAACGGTGCCGTCAAAATCCGAGATCGAGGATCTTACGCTGTGGCTGCACCTGAAAGACGGCCGGCGCGTTTTCCATACCGATTCCCTGGCCGCGGCGTATGAGATTTCCGCTTCGCTCGCGGAGATCGCCAGCGGACTGCTGGCGATCCCCATCCAGGCGCAGCAGGACGAGTACATCCTCCTTTTCCGGAACGAGCATATTCAAACCACGCGTTGGGGCGGTAATCCGGAAGAAAGGATATTTTTTGACAAGGACCCGCAGATCTATCACCCGCGGCACTCCTTCAAGCTGTGGCAGGAGCATGTGAAAGGATACTCCAGCCCCTGGCGCCCCGAAGAAATCCAGGCCGCCGAAAACCTGCGGAGCTTCATCTTCGCATTCTTATCCCCCACGCAAGATAACCGTGACATATGA
- a CDS encoding endonuclease/exonuclease/phosphatase family protein: MQQEDNRILQATEFNKIVKSLDLPLVAGGDLNATPDSRTMAVVRSVLNLGCPQQCPLTFPSNQPNRTIDYIMTAPTNKFSVSSYVAPSGWHEALKVYASDHRPVIAVMKVY; encoded by the coding sequence TTGCAGCAAGAAGACAACCGCATTCTCCAGGCAACGGAGTTCAACAAGATCGTCAAATCGCTCGATCTCCCATTGGTCGCAGGCGGCGATCTTAACGCCACACCCGATTCCCGGACCATGGCCGTTGTCAGATCCGTGTTGAACCTCGGCTGCCCGCAGCAATGCCCCCTCACATTTCCTTCCAACCAGCCTAACCGCACCATCGATTACATCATGACCGCGCCCACCAATAAATTCAGCGTATCCAGTTATGTTGCGCCGAGTGGCTGGCACGAAGCATTGAAAGTGTATGCCTCCGACCACCGCCCGGTGATCGCTGTGATGAAAGTATATTAA
- a CDS encoding BT_3987 domain-containing protein, with translation MKASHISIILFAVAALTSCGRTDADLIDHISDSSAVVYMPQAIRLPAEYTFQRSAQSARMVYGANYGGPHNPGADIRVSFSVDPGKTGGFNDEFFTRYPVMPAGSYELESQEATIPAGKVATPPMNITVHLDKLEGVGGYLLPVTVSTDKKINESLRTTYYLVKALYEENPFPMYDRTGWEVKGISSEETTGEGANNGRAIFVLDNNPATFWTTQWKAAKPGPPHHIIIDMKETKKLHGLTFTARVANGTMRPTGTPKGIVVEAGADGVQWPYREEFTLNNIELNTIYLAYPPEARYFKVTINTSQGDVYLTHFAELNVF, from the coding sequence ATGAAAGCATCACACATCAGCATCATACTATTCGCAGTCGCCGCGCTCACTAGCTGCGGGCGCACCGACGCGGATCTTATCGATCACATCTCCGACTCATCCGCAGTGGTATACATGCCGCAGGCCATTCGCCTCCCGGCGGAATATACTTTTCAACGCAGCGCGCAAAGCGCCAGGATGGTATATGGCGCCAATTATGGCGGGCCCCACAATCCCGGGGCCGACATTCGCGTCAGCTTTTCCGTGGACCCCGGCAAAACAGGCGGCTTCAACGACGAGTTTTTCACCCGGTACCCGGTTATGCCAGCTGGCAGTTACGAACTCGAAAGCCAGGAAGCTACTATCCCCGCAGGTAAAGTAGCAACGCCTCCGATGAACATCACCGTGCACCTCGACAAACTGGAAGGCGTAGGCGGATATCTGCTCCCCGTTACCGTTTCAACCGACAAGAAAATTAACGAGAGCCTGCGTACCACCTACTACCTCGTGAAAGCCCTGTACGAGGAAAACCCTTTCCCTATGTACGACCGCACCGGTTGGGAAGTGAAAGGTATTTCGTCGGAGGAAACTACCGGGGAGGGCGCCAACAACGGCCGCGCCATTTTCGTCCTCGACAACAATCCCGCCACTTTCTGGACCACCCAGTGGAAAGCCGCCAAACCCGGTCCGCCGCATCATATCATCATCGATATGAAGGAAACGAAAAAACTGCACGGTTTAACGTTTACCGCGCGCGTCGCCAATGGCACCATGCGGCCTACCGGCACCCCGAAGGGAATCGTGGTGGAAGCTGGCGCGGACGGGGTGCAATGGCCCTATCGCGAGGAATTCACCCTCAACAATATCGAGCTGAACACGATCTACCTCGCCTATCCGCCCGAAGCGCGGTATTTTAAAGTAACGATCAATACCAGCCAGGGCGATGTCTATTTAACCCATTTTGCCGAGCTTAATGTATTCTGA
- a CDS encoding alpha/beta hydrolase, translating to MEKQIFNRSVSVDGVEIFYREAGNRRRPSLLLMHGFPSSSLMFKNLMTALADRYHLIAPDYPGFGFSGFPAQQDFQYTFQNIASHISRFTDRIGLSHFAIYLHDYGCPIGLRVCLNQPGKISALIVQDGNAYAEGIGPQWDETIDYWNHPTPEKKEKVAGFLSEEGTRMQYTAGVPEALLERISPELWRFDWLRMQRPGNIDMQFALNCDFQDNIGMFPVFQQYFRTHQPPALILWGKHDVFFGAEEARCYPRDLRDTTVHILNGGHKLLETNFDEVLSLVSDFLERKVST from the coding sequence ATGGAAAAACAAATTTTCAACAGATCCGTTTCGGTGGATGGCGTGGAGATTTTCTACCGCGAAGCGGGGAACCGCCGCCGCCCGTCGTTACTGCTCATGCACGGTTTTCCGTCATCTTCCCTCATGTTCAAAAACCTCATGACCGCGCTGGCCGACCGCTACCATCTTATCGCGCCCGATTACCCGGGTTTTGGGTTCAGTGGTTTCCCCGCTCAGCAGGATTTCCAATACACTTTTCAAAATATCGCCAGCCATATCAGCCGCTTTACCGACCGCATCGGGCTCAGCCATTTTGCGATTTACCTGCATGATTACGGTTGCCCCATCGGGTTGCGCGTGTGCCTGAATCAGCCGGGAAAAATATCCGCGCTGATTGTGCAGGACGGCAACGCATATGCCGAGGGGATTGGCCCGCAATGGGATGAAACGATCGATTACTGGAACCATCCCACGCCGGAAAAGAAGGAAAAGGTCGCCGGTTTTTTAAGTGAGGAAGGAACAAGGATGCAATACACCGCCGGTGTTCCCGAGGCGCTGCTGGAGCGCATCAGCCCCGAATTGTGGCGCTTCGACTGGCTGCGGATGCAACGGCCCGGCAATATCGATATGCAGTTTGCGCTGAATTGTGATTTCCAGGATAACATCGGGATGTTTCCCGTCTTCCAGCAATATTTCCGCACACACCAGCCGCCCGCGTTGATATTGTGGGGGAAGCATGATGTTTTTTTCGGGGCGGAAGAAGCGCGCTGTTACCCGCGCGACCTGCGGGATACGACGGTGCACATCCTCAACGGAGGTCATAAACTGCTCGAAACGAATTTCGATGAAGTGCTGAGTCTCGTCTCGGATTTCCTGGAGCGGAAAGTATCCACGTAA
- a CDS encoding biliverdin-producing heme oxygenase: MKETDPSRQPGISAYLKSYTHIEHQALEKLLVRRMKQVRSTTDYIRLLGLFYYYYHALESAMAPWLDIPDALSRRKAASILEDIKALGGVLPETGLRPEVPPISGRAAALGAAYVLEGSTLGGIIIAGMISGQLRMQAEEGFSFFNGYGAATGEMWKKFREYLDTLGENDRQPAAEAAKNTFLTFKDWAIAYEPIFQI, encoded by the coding sequence ATGAAAGAAACAGACCCGTCCCGGCAACCGGGTATTTCCGCTTATTTAAAAAGTTACACCCACATCGAACACCAGGCGCTGGAAAAATTATTGGTGCGGAGGATGAAACAGGTTCGCAGTACTACAGATTACATCCGCCTTTTAGGATTGTTTTATTATTACTACCACGCGTTGGAATCCGCCATGGCGCCCTGGCTGGATATCCCCGACGCTCTTTCACGCAGGAAAGCCGCGTCCATCCTGGAAGACATTAAAGCGCTGGGGGGCGTGCTCCCGGAGACGGGCCTCCGACCGGAAGTCCCTCCTATTTCCGGACGCGCCGCCGCGCTTGGGGCGGCATACGTACTCGAAGGGTCTACTTTGGGTGGAATAATTATTGCAGGCATGATCAGCGGCCAATTGCGGATGCAGGCGGAGGAGGGGTTTTCCTTCTTTAACGGTTACGGTGCAGCTACAGGGGAAATGTGGAAAAAATTCCGCGAATATCTCGACACCCTGGGGGAAAATGACCGCCAGCCAGCCGCCGAAGCCGCCAAAAATACTTTCCTGACATTTAAAGATTGGGCGATCGCATATGAGCCAATATTCCAAATATGA